One genomic window of Xanthobacter dioxanivorans includes the following:
- a CDS encoding GntR family transcriptional regulator, translated as MRGEQTPRLREALEDDIVSGRLRPGQRLDEAGLAERFAVSRTPIREALIQLSASGLVEIRPRRGAFVVLLGPRALLESFELMAEIEAACARLAAQRMGPADMAAICAAHEACRGAVAAGDEAAYYPANAVFHGAIYAATGNRVLMGEALRLQRALQPYRRLQLKVPRRMEASFAEHEGIVEALAAGDGVGAAERVRAHVVVQGERFMTLLAALQAEAEALDKAG; from the coding sequence GTGCGTGGCGAGCAGACCCCGAGGCTGCGGGAGGCGCTGGAGGACGACATCGTCTCCGGCCGGCTCCGGCCGGGCCAGAGGCTCGACGAGGCGGGCCTCGCCGAGCGCTTCGCCGTGTCGCGCACGCCCATCCGCGAGGCCCTCATCCAGCTCTCCGCTTCCGGCCTGGTGGAGATCCGCCCCCGGCGCGGCGCCTTCGTGGTGCTGCTCGGCCCCCGCGCGCTCCTCGAATCCTTCGAGCTGATGGCGGAGATCGAGGCCGCCTGCGCGCGCCTCGCCGCACAACGCATGGGCCCGGCCGACATGGCCGCCATCTGCGCCGCGCATGAGGCCTGCCGCGGCGCGGTCGCGGCGGGCGACGAGGCCGCCTACTATCCGGCCAATGCGGTCTTCCACGGCGCCATCTACGCCGCCACCGGCAACCGCGTGCTGATGGGCGAGGCGCTGCGGCTCCAGCGCGCCCTTCAGCCCTATCGTCGCCTGCAGCTGAAGGTGCCCCGCCGCATGGAGGCTTCCTTCGCCGAGCACGAGGGGATCGTGGAGGCGCTGGCCGCCGGCGACGGCGTCGGCGCCGCCGAGCGGGTGCGCGCCCACGTGGTGGTGCAGGGCGAGCGCTTCATGACCCTGCTCGCAGCGCTCCAGGCGGAGGCCGAGGCCCTGGACAAGGCCGGTTGA
- a CDS encoding response regulator transcription factor encodes MPTIALVDDDRNILTSVSIALEAEGYRIDTYTDGASALDGFKTNPPDLAILDIKMPRMDGMELLRRLRQKTDMPVIFLTSKDEEIDELFGLKMGADDFIKKPFSQRLLVERVKAVLRRAGAKDGVAPRETDSAKVLERGNLRMDPERHTCTWKNEPVTLTVTEFLILQALAQRPGVVKSRNALMDAAYDDQVYVDDRTIDSHIKRLRKKFKSVDDSFEMIETLYGVGYRFKE; translated from the coding sequence ATGCCCACCATCGCCCTCGTCGACGACGACCGCAACATCCTCACCTCGGTGTCCATCGCCCTGGAGGCGGAAGGCTATCGTATCGACACCTACACCGACGGTGCCTCGGCCCTCGACGGTTTCAAGACCAATCCGCCGGACCTCGCCATCCTCGACATCAAGATGCCGCGCATGGACGGGATGGAGCTGCTGCGCCGCCTGCGCCAGAAGACCGACATGCCGGTGATCTTCCTCACCTCCAAGGACGAGGAGATCGACGAGCTGTTCGGGCTCAAGATGGGCGCCGACGACTTCATCAAGAAGCCGTTCTCCCAGCGCCTGCTGGTGGAGCGGGTGAAGGCCGTGCTGCGCCGGGCCGGCGCCAAGGACGGCGTCGCCCCGCGCGAGACCGACAGCGCCAAGGTGCTGGAGCGCGGCAACCTGCGCATGGACCCCGAGCGCCACACCTGCACCTGGAAGAACGAGCCGGTGACCCTCACCGTCACCGAGTTCCTCATCCTGCAGGCGCTCGCCCAGCGTCCCGGCGTGGTCAAGAGCCGCAACGCGCTCATGGATGCCGCCTATGACGACCAGGTCTATGTGGACGACCGCACCATCGACAGCCACATCAAGCGCCTGCGCAAGAAGTTCAAGTCGGTGGACGACAGCTTCGAGATGATCGAGACCCTGTACGGCGTCGGCTACCGGTTCAAGGAGTGA
- a CDS encoding sensor histidine kinase, with translation MSAETEHGGMEQVSEPRGGVLAWLTRVRRFVAFKSFSSLTRRIVLLNLAGLCALVSGILYLSEFRSGLIDARIQSLLVQGEIIAAAIASSAQVETNTITLDPERLLELQAGESYGPADDGFAPLEFPINPERVAPVLRRLVGPTRTRARIYDRDGQLLLDSRSLYSRGEILRYDLPSPNEPKPGVTERAWRAVQLWFGRGDLPLYREYGPQAGKNYPEVASAAVGTKASEVRVDDRGQVVVSVAVPIQRFRAILGVLLLSTQSGEIDAAVKAERFVIVRVFLVAAAVMVLLSVLLAGTIADPVRKLAAAAERVRRRIKNRVEIPDFTARADEIGHLSGALRDMTSALYNRIEAIESFAADVAHELKNPLTSLRSAVETLPLAKTDTSRGRLLEVIQHDVKRLDRLISDISDASRLDAELQRQEAANVDLRQLLEMVVGLAQDVRKDDGVSVSLAFERASGAAADFLVAGHASRLGQVVDNLVSNARSFSPSGSCVRVTCRRLKDGAEIVVDDDGPGIRPDALARIFERFYTDRPHQGFGQNSGLGLSISRQIVEAHGGRIWAENRMEAVPGDAPRVAGARFVVRLPAG, from the coding sequence ATGAGCGCGGAAACCGAGCATGGGGGGATGGAGCAGGTAAGCGAGCCGCGCGGCGGTGTCCTCGCCTGGCTCACCCGCGTGCGCCGCTTCGTGGCGTTCAAGAGCTTCTCCTCGCTCACCCGCCGCATCGTCCTGCTCAACCTCGCCGGGCTCTGCGCCCTGGTCTCCGGCATCCTTTATCTGTCGGAATTCCGCTCGGGCCTCATCGACGCGCGCATCCAGAGCCTGCTCGTGCAGGGCGAGATCATCGCCGCCGCCATCGCCTCCTCGGCGCAGGTGGAGACCAACACCATCACGCTCGACCCCGAGCGCCTGCTTGAGCTGCAGGCGGGCGAGAGCTACGGCCCGGCCGACGACGGCTTCGCCCCGCTCGAATTCCCCATCAACCCCGAGCGCGTCGCCCCGGTGCTGCGCCGCCTCGTGGGGCCGACCCGCACGCGCGCGCGCATCTATGACCGCGACGGCCAGCTGCTGCTGGATTCCCGCTCGCTCTACTCGCGCGGCGAGATCCTGCGCTACGACCTGCCCTCGCCCAACGAGCCCAAGCCGGGGGTGACCGAGCGGGCGTGGCGCGCGGTGCAGCTCTGGTTCGGCCGCGGCGACCTGCCGCTCTATCGCGAGTACGGCCCACAGGCCGGCAAGAACTATCCCGAGGTCGCCTCCGCCGCCGTCGGCACCAAGGCGAGCGAGGTGCGCGTGGATGACCGCGGGCAGGTGGTGGTCTCCGTCGCCGTGCCCATCCAGCGCTTCCGCGCCATTCTCGGCGTGCTGTTGCTCTCCACCCAGAGCGGCGAGATCGATGCCGCGGTCAAGGCCGAGCGCTTCGTCATCGTCCGCGTCTTCCTGGTGGCGGCGGCGGTGATGGTGCTGTTGTCGGTGCTGCTGGCCGGGACCATCGCCGACCCCGTGCGCAAGCTCGCGGCGGCGGCCGAGCGGGTGCGCCGGCGCATCAAGAACCGCGTGGAGATCCCCGACTTCACCGCCCGCGCGGACGAGATCGGCCATCTCTCCGGCGCCCTGCGCGACATGACAAGCGCCCTCTACAACCGCATCGAGGCCATCGAGAGCTTCGCCGCCGACGTGGCGCACGAGCTGAAGAACCCGCTCACCTCCCTGCGCAGCGCGGTGGAAACCCTGCCGCTGGCCAAGACCGATACCTCGCGCGGGCGGCTCCTGGAGGTGATCCAGCACGACGTGAAGCGGCTCGACCGCCTCATCTCCGACATCTCCGACGCGAGCCGCCTCGACGCCGAGCTGCAGCGCCAGGAGGCGGCGAACGTCGATCTCAGGCAATTGCTGGAAATGGTGGTGGGCCTCGCTCAGGACGTGCGCAAGGATGACGGTGTCTCCGTCTCCCTCGCTTTCGAGCGCGCCTCCGGCGCCGCTGCCGACTTCCTGGTGGCGGGCCACGCCTCGCGCCTCGGGCAGGTGGTGGACAACCTGGTCTCGAATGCCCGATCGTTCTCGCCCTCCGGTAGCTGCGTGCGCGTGACCTGCCGCCGGCTCAAGGACGGGGCGGAGATCGTGGTGGACGACGACGGGCCCGGCATCCGGCCCGACGCCCTGGCGCGCATCTTCGAGCGCTTCTACACCGATCGCCCGCACCAGGGCTTCGGCCAGAATTCCGGGCTCGGTCTCTCCATTTCCCGGCAGATCGTGGAGGCGCACGGCGGCCGGATCTGGGCGGAGAACCGGATGGAGGCGGTTCCCGGCGACGCCCCGCGGGTGGCCGGCGCGCGCTTCGTCGTCCGCCTTCCGGCCGGGTGA
- a CDS encoding HPr kinase/phosphorylase, whose amino-acid sequence MEDPAASIHASCVAIGDGGVLIRGPSGAGKSWLALRLILDPPRALAPAELVADDRVHLAAAEGTLVARPAPRLAGLIEARGLGVRRMAHRPFVAVRWLVDLAAGDTTRMPSAPAGREEMHGIEIKRVSARTADEARVLLATLLATDDYEN is encoded by the coding sequence ATGGAAGATCCCGCCGCCTCCATCCATGCGAGCTGCGTCGCCATCGGCGATGGGGGAGTGCTGATCCGCGGGCCGTCGGGGGCCGGCAAGTCCTGGCTGGCGCTGCGCCTGATCCTCGATCCACCCCGCGCGCTCGCGCCGGCGGAACTGGTCGCCGACGATCGCGTGCACCTCGCGGCGGCGGAGGGTACCCTGGTGGCCCGGCCGGCGCCGCGGCTCGCCGGCCTCATCGAGGCGCGAGGGCTCGGCGTCCGCCGCATGGCCCATCGCCCTTTTGTCGCGGTGCGATGGCTGGTCGATCTTGCAGCAGGGGACACGACGCGCATGCCCTCGGCCCCTGCCGGCCGTGAAGAAATGCATGGCATTGAAATAAAAAGAGTTTCTGCGCGTACGGCAGACGAGGCGCGGGTGCTTCTGGCGACCCTGCTCGCGACTGACGATTACGAAAACTAA
- a CDS encoding PTS sugar transporter subunit IIA produces MIGLVLVTHGHLADEFCSALEHVMGPQTQIAAVTIGPDDDMERRRRDIIDAVDRVRTGDGVVILTDMFGGTPSNLAISVMNTPDVEVVAGVNLPMLVKLAKVRGELPLAEAVDVAQEAGRKYINVASRVLSGK; encoded by the coding sequence ATGATCGGTCTTGTCCTCGTCACACACGGCCACCTCGCAGATGAATTCTGCTCAGCCCTGGAACACGTGATGGGGCCGCAGACCCAGATCGCCGCTGTGACCATCGGTCCCGACGACGACATGGAGCGACGCCGCCGCGACATCATCGACGCTGTCGACCGCGTGCGCACGGGGGACGGGGTGGTGATCCTGACGGACATGTTCGGCGGCACGCCGTCGAACCTCGCGATCTCGGTGATGAACACTCCGGACGTGGAAGTGGTGGCGGGGGTCAACCTGCCGATGCTGGTGAAGCTCGCCAAGGTACGCGGCGAGCTGCCGCTGGCCGAGGCGGTGGATGTCGCTCAGGAAGCCGGTAGGAAGTACATCAATGTCGCAAGCCGTGTCCTTTCGGGCAAATGA
- a CDS encoding HPr family phosphocarrier protein codes for MVCGRPVAPEALVRTLPIVNKRGLHARASAKFVQTVERFDACVTVCRSGEAVGGNSIMGLMMLAAAPGTTVTVTATGAEAAAVMDALTTLVADRFGEEE; via the coding sequence ATGGTCTGCGGCCGGCCGGTGGCGCCCGAGGCCCTGGTGCGGACCCTTCCCATCGTGAACAAGAGGGGCCTGCATGCGCGGGCCTCGGCCAAGTTCGTGCAGACGGTGGAGCGCTTCGATGCCTGCGTCACCGTATGCCGCAGCGGCGAGGCGGTGGGGGGCAATTCCATCATGGGCCTGATGATGCTGGCCGCCGCCCCCGGCACCACCGTCACCGTGACCGCCACCGGCGCCGAGGCGGCGGCCGTGATGGACGCGCTCACGACCCTTGTCGCCGACCGCTTCGGCGAAGAGGAATAG
- a CDS encoding sensor histidine kinase: MLEPTSHRAGARPAPEGARWRFGLSAKLLALTVVVVAAAEIAVLVPTIANYRIAWLSDRLAAARTAALALDAAPQEGISADLTRELLDSVGATVIVVKSEDTRRLLAASTMPPEANVHIDMRGTTLWSAVRDACDTLMARNGRILRVVGDPPRGADFIEIVLSETPMRRALLRFAATVLLVSLAVAVVAGILVYVSLNWLFVRPMRRLTERISAFRENPEDASRIIVPSGRSDEIGTAEEALEEMQRELSLTLHQKSHLAALGLAVSKINHDLRNLLASAQLLSDRLVSVPDPTVQRFAPKLLAALDRAIAYCEQTLSYGRAKEPLPERRDVEVAQLFEEVRDTLGLASGAGIGWVADVERGLVADADPDQLFRVMLNIARNAVQALEGRVPLDPDRDQIRIRARRKGTVVEIELSDTGPGIPPARREHLFEAFVSSARRGGTGLGLPIAEELVRAHGGEIRLVDTQVGTTFRITIPDQSGDRHHRRERIRA, encoded by the coding sequence ATGTTGGAGCCGACGAGCCATAGAGCCGGTGCCCGGCCGGCGCCCGAGGGCGCGCGGTGGCGCTTCGGCCTGTCGGCCAAGCTGCTGGCGCTCACCGTCGTGGTGGTGGCCGCGGCGGAAATCGCCGTGCTCGTGCCCACCATCGCCAATTATCGCATCGCCTGGCTCTCCGACCGCCTCGCCGCTGCCCGCACCGCGGCGCTCGCGCTCGACGCCGCGCCACAGGAGGGGATCTCCGCGGACCTGACGCGCGAGCTGCTGGACAGCGTCGGCGCCACCGTGATCGTGGTGAAGAGCGAGGACACGCGCCGCCTGCTGGCCGCCTCCACCATGCCGCCGGAAGCGAACGTGCATATCGACATGCGCGGCACCACCCTGTGGAGCGCCGTGCGGGATGCCTGCGACACGCTGATGGCCCGCAACGGGCGGATCCTGCGCGTGGTCGGCGATCCGCCCCGGGGGGCGGACTTCATCGAGATCGTCCTGAGCGAGACGCCCATGCGCCGCGCGCTGCTGCGCTTCGCCGCCACGGTGCTGCTGGTGTCGCTGGCGGTGGCCGTGGTGGCCGGCATCCTCGTCTATGTGAGCCTGAACTGGCTGTTCGTGCGGCCCATGCGGCGGCTCACCGAGCGTATCTCCGCCTTCCGCGAGAATCCGGAGGACGCCTCTCGCATCATCGTGCCCAGCGGGCGCTCGGACGAGATCGGCACGGCGGAGGAGGCGCTGGAGGAGATGCAGCGCGAGCTCTCCCTCACCCTGCACCAGAAGAGCCACCTGGCCGCGCTGGGCCTGGCGGTGTCCAAGATCAACCACGATCTGCGCAATCTCCTGGCCTCGGCGCAGCTTCTCTCCGATCGTCTCGTCTCGGTGCCGGACCCCACCGTGCAGCGCTTCGCCCCGAAGCTGCTGGCGGCCCTCGACCGGGCCATCGCCTATTGCGAGCAGACGCTGTCCTACGGCCGCGCCAAGGAGCCGCTGCCCGAGCGGCGGGACGTGGAGGTGGCGCAGCTGTTCGAGGAGGTGCGCGACACGCTCGGCCTGGCGAGCGGCGCCGGAATCGGCTGGGTGGCGGACGTGGAGCGCGGGCTGGTGGCGGACGCGGATCCGGACCAGCTGTTCCGGGTGATGCTCAACATCGCCCGGAACGCGGTGCAGGCCCTGGAGGGTCGGGTGCCTCTCGATCCCGACCGCGACCAGATCCGCATCCGCGCGCGGCGCAAGGGCACGGTCGTGGAGATCGAGCTCTCCGACACGGGCCCCGGCATTCCTCCCGCGCGGCGCGAGCACCTGTTCGAGGCCTTCGTCTCATCGGCCCGGCGGGGCGGCACCGGCCTCGGCCTTCCCATCGCCGAGGAGCTCGTGCGGGCGCATGGCGGCGAGATCCGCCTCGTGGACACGCAGGTGGGCACCACCTTCCGCATCACCATTCCCGACCAGAGCGGCGACCGGCACCATCGGCGGGAACGCATCCGCGCGTGA
- the pdxR gene encoding MocR-like pyridoxine biosynthesis transcription factor PdxR, producing MARGILSGELPAGTRIPSSRRLSKDLAVSRNAVLLAYDQLLAEGYLDSAVGSGTFVAANLPDDGLPKSRQRPSSDPAASPHAVSRAAVAAQAAFAQAVGFRGQAPTYDFQYGVPNVLDFPHELWRRLLISAARRRSAKILAYAHPSGVPELREAVARYVRQARAVACSAENILIVNGSQQALDLVARTLCDPGDRVVIENPHYSGARNAFSVAGASLVPVPVDRGGLSVETGEQIVSDAKLIYVTPSHQFPTGAIMPLARRIALLNWAEALGAYVVEDDYDSEFRYLGRPIEAVQALDTKGRVIYVGTLSKTMFPSFRMGYMVLPTALVEAFCAMKYVNDRHSAILQQQALAMFLSEGHFERHVRRSRVRNAARREALIASLRRHFGDRVQIADENSGLHLLVWFPDLTAQETPALAQAAEKLGVGVYSVAPYFIGDPGGCGLVLGYAALEPPGIDAGIALLRRGWDRVTTQ from the coding sequence ATTGCGCGGGGGATCCTGTCGGGCGAACTGCCAGCGGGCACCCGCATCCCCTCCAGCCGCAGGCTTTCCAAGGATCTCGCGGTCTCGCGCAATGCTGTGCTACTGGCCTATGACCAACTGCTCGCGGAAGGCTATCTCGATTCCGCTGTAGGCTCCGGCACCTTCGTCGCCGCCAACCTGCCGGACGATGGGCTCCCGAAAAGCCGGCAGCGCCCGTCCTCCGACCCGGCCGCAAGCCCTCACGCCGTCTCGCGCGCCGCGGTGGCGGCGCAGGCGGCGTTCGCACAGGCGGTGGGTTTCAGAGGCCAGGCGCCCACCTACGATTTCCAGTACGGCGTGCCCAACGTGCTGGATTTCCCCCATGAGCTGTGGCGCCGGCTGTTGATCTCCGCCGCGCGGCGCCGTAGCGCGAAGATCCTCGCATACGCACATCCCTCCGGTGTCCCGGAACTACGCGAGGCGGTCGCGCGGTACGTGCGTCAGGCGCGCGCCGTCGCGTGCAGCGCGGAGAACATCCTCATCGTCAATGGCTCGCAGCAGGCCCTGGATCTGGTGGCTCGCACCCTCTGCGATCCCGGCGATCGCGTGGTGATCGAGAACCCGCATTATTCGGGAGCGCGCAATGCGTTCTCGGTGGCGGGTGCCTCGCTCGTACCGGTGCCGGTGGATCGTGGCGGGCTCTCGGTGGAGACGGGGGAGCAGATCGTGAGCGATGCCAAGCTCATTTACGTCACTCCCTCCCACCAGTTCCCGACCGGCGCGATCATGCCGCTGGCACGCCGCATCGCGCTTCTCAACTGGGCCGAGGCGCTCGGAGCCTACGTGGTGGAGGACGACTATGACAGTGAGTTCCGCTATCTGGGGCGCCCCATCGAGGCTGTGCAGGCGCTCGATACCAAGGGACGCGTGATCTACGTGGGGACGCTATCGAAGACCATGTTTCCGTCGTTCCGCATGGGCTACATGGTGTTGCCGACCGCACTCGTGGAGGCGTTCTGCGCCATGAAGTACGTCAATGATCGGCATAGCGCGATCCTGCAGCAGCAGGCTCTCGCCATGTTCCTGAGCGAAGGCCATTTCGAACGCCACGTTCGTCGGTCACGGGTGCGCAACGCCGCCCGGAGGGAGGCGCTAATCGCTTCGCTTCGCCGTCATTTCGGCGATCGCGTGCAGATTGCCGACGAGAATTCAGGACTGCACCTGCTGGTTTGGTTCCCCGACCTCACCGCGCAGGAGACGCCGGCGCTCGCGCAGGCGGCCGAGAAGCTCGGCGTCGGAGTCTATTCGGTCGCGCCCTACTTCATCGGCGATCCTGGCGGCTGCGGGCTAGTTCTCGGCTATGCCGCACTGGAGCCGCCAGGTATCGATGCGGGCATCGCATTGCTGAGGCGGGGTTGGGACCGCGTCACCACACAATGA
- a CDS encoding pyridoxamine 5'-phosphate oxidase family protein, whose product MNKMTNGPAPSLKTERTTLRRRPNKGVYDRDSIYAILDEAFVCHVGFVQEGQPFVIPTGYGRDGDTLYLHGSSASRMMRALAEEIPICVTVTLVDALVLARSVFNHSVNHRSVVVLGKAALVEGEEKMHGLTVLTNHIVPGRWDDVRPPTDLEMKATSLLKMRIDEASAKIRSGPPADDDEDYALPYWGGIVPVRTVTEPAVDDGRLLAGVELPSYLVDYSRIRPIEG is encoded by the coding sequence ATGAATAAGATGACGAACGGCCCCGCCCCGTCGCTGAAAACCGAGCGGACCACGCTTCGGCGCCGGCCGAACAAGGGCGTTTATGACCGCGACAGCATCTACGCGATCCTGGACGAGGCCTTCGTCTGCCACGTGGGATTCGTCCAGGAGGGCCAGCCCTTCGTCATCCCCACGGGGTATGGCCGTGACGGGGACACGCTTTACCTCCACGGCTCCTCTGCCAGCCGGATGATGCGCGCCCTGGCCGAGGAGATCCCGATCTGCGTCACCGTCACGCTGGTGGACGCCCTCGTTCTGGCCCGCTCGGTGTTCAACCATTCGGTCAACCATCGCTCGGTAGTGGTGCTCGGCAAGGCCGCTCTCGTCGAGGGTGAGGAGAAGATGCATGGACTCACTGTCCTCACCAATCACATCGTACCGGGCCGCTGGGATGACGTCCGCCCGCCGACCGACCTCGAAATGAAAGCCACCTCGCTGCTGAAGATGCGGATCGACGAGGCCTCGGCGAAGATCCGCAGTGGCCCGCCCGCCGACGACGATGAGGATTACGCGCTGCCATATTGGGGCGGCATCGTTCCGGTCCGGACCGTAACGGAGCCGGCGGTGGATGATGGCCGCCTGCTCGCGGGGGTAGAATTGCCCTCCTATCTGGTGGACTACAGCCGCATCCGGCCCATCGAGGGCTGA
- a CDS encoding ferredoxin family protein has product MPYVVTEECIRCKYAECVAVCPVDCFREGANMLVIDQTQCIDCGSCEPACPNEAIIPGIDDDGGRWAAFNQTYAAVWPLIKISHQRCAPADADDWKAVPDKLAKHFDPAPAARP; this is encoded by the coding sequence ATGCCGTATGTCGTCACCGAGGAATGCATCAGGTGCAAGTACGCCGAATGCGTCGCGGTCTGCCCCGTGGATTGCTTTCGGGAAGGCGCCAACATGCTGGTGATCGACCAGACCCAATGCATTGACTGCGGAAGCTGCGAGCCCGCCTGCCCCAATGAGGCGATCATTCCGGGCATCGATGATGACGGCGGCCGTTGGGCGGCCTTCAACCAGACCTATGCCGCGGTCTGGCCGCTCATCAAGATATCGCACCAGCGGTGCGCGCCGGCCGACGCCGACGATTGGAAGGCGGTGCCAGACAAGCTGGCCAAGCACTTCGATCCCGCCCCAGCGGCGCGGCCGTGA
- a CDS encoding ferredoxin--NADP reductase domain-containing protein, with protein MPSAELLRVAIAGSGPSACFTVEALLATGRAVEVDVLERLHMPFGLARFGIAPDHPETRRIAETFARHLSAPPVRLFTGVELGRTVDLEALRANYDAVVLATGAAEDAGIAIPGTGLAGVYGAAAFVGWYTGHPDFIGLDPLLDQPGLAVIGNGNVALDIARLLARTSAELEGTEIAPATREAIAGAGIRDIYLIGRRGPLEAKFTNPELRELAGLADAGIVAEPASIPAAAPPGTGRMQVRNLEAFRAYASAPPRSATRRIHFLFDATPEEIVGSGRVTGLRLCVGRGEKRERLVACGAVVTATGFLPARLSGLPFDGDGRLLHKAGRVAEGLYAVGWLKRGPSGVLGTSKPDGFLAAQSILEEVAATPGRRGRKWLEAHLGRTA; from the coding sequence ATGCCATCTGCCGAGCTTTTGCGTGTCGCCATCGCCGGCTCCGGCCCGTCCGCATGCTTCACGGTGGAGGCGCTTCTGGCGACGGGGCGCGCCGTGGAGGTGGATGTGCTGGAGCGGCTGCATATGCCCTTCGGGCTCGCCCGCTTCGGCATCGCGCCCGACCACCCGGAGACCCGCCGCATCGCCGAGACGTTCGCCCGGCATCTGTCGGCACCCCCGGTCAGGCTCTTCACCGGCGTAGAGCTCGGCCGCACCGTGGATCTGGAGGCGCTGCGAGCCAATTACGACGCCGTGGTCCTCGCCACGGGCGCGGCGGAGGACGCCGGCATCGCCATTCCGGGCACGGGCCTTGCCGGCGTCTACGGCGCGGCCGCCTTTGTCGGCTGGTACACTGGCCATCCCGATTTCATCGGGCTCGACCCGTTGCTGGATCAGCCTGGCCTTGCGGTGATCGGCAACGGCAACGTGGCGCTCGACATCGCGCGCCTGCTCGCACGGACCAGCGCCGAACTGGAGGGCACCGAGATCGCCCCCGCCACCCGTGAGGCCATCGCCGGAGCCGGGATCAGGGACATTTACCTGATCGGAAGGCGGGGTCCGCTGGAGGCGAAGTTCACCAATCCAGAACTGCGCGAGCTGGCCGGCCTCGCCGACGCCGGCATCGTAGCGGAGCCCGCGAGCATCCCCGCCGCCGCGCCGCCCGGCACCGGCCGGATGCAGGTGCGCAATCTGGAAGCTTTCCGCGCCTATGCCTCGGCCCCGCCACGGAGCGCCACGCGGCGCATCCATTTCCTGTTCGACGCGACACCCGAGGAGATCGTCGGGTCGGGCCGGGTGACCGGGCTCCGCCTCTGTGTGGGACGGGGCGAAAAACGTGAGCGGCTGGTCGCCTGCGGGGCCGTGGTGACGGCAACCGGCTTCCTCCCCGCCCGCTTGTCCGGCCTGCCGTTCGACGGCGACGGCCGGCTGCTGCACAAGGCAGGGCGGGTGGCTGAGGGGCTCTATGCTGTGGGCTGGCTGAAGCGGGGGCCGAGCGGGGTTCTCGGCACCAGCAAGCCGGATGGCTTCCTGGCCGCGCAATCCATCCTGGAAGAGGTAGCTGCCACCCCCGGCAGGCGGGGCCGCAAGTGGCTGGAGGCGCACCTCGGCCGGACCGCGTGA